The Ricinus communis isolate WT05 ecotype wild-type chromosome 8, ASM1957865v1, whole genome shotgun sequence sequence CTTGTTAGAATGTACAATTTTGAtacttcttttctcctttgCCACTagtaaagtaaaataaatctaaGCGACTGCTATAAGAAAACTGAAAAGTGAACAACATGGTCCCAACTCCACAGTAATTAGTGAGACAATTGAATACCTATAGATATCATTTAAAAGAAACCAACGAAACAGACAAGGATATACCAAACTCTTTTAACCTTTACGACACTGTACTGAATTAAACTTCAAAACCAGCAGTACTAGTTTCACATTCGATCCAACAACTAAAAAGTCTCAGACCCAACATTTATTCGATCGAAccctataaaatatatttatagaaaattctATGTAGCATAATATTTTTGTCCTCTAATATAGGATTCCTCCAAAGTTTAATagcaaataattaaaacagaCTAGTTATTCTCATTTATAATGTTAGTCACTATGACGTGCAATTAAGAGCTGTGTACGAAAACCTTGAGAAACAAAGACCAAATAAGTATAGACTAGATTGAAATTTACCTGAAAAGAGATATGATTATCCTTAGGATTAATTTCACTTTTCTTTGGCATGTTCTCTGGATCTTCTGATTGCAATAAATGAATTCCAATCCCAAAGCCAAATAGCCTGCACACACAcaacacacacatatataagAACACCATCATGCATCATAATCTTCAGAACAAAATTTACATCAATTTCTTgctatacatatatatagcAAGTAGTTTTTGAGGGATACAATTCTGTGCATACCAAGCACCATCAAAGTCAAAAGATCCAGGTCTCCTTATAGGCACAAACCCTAGaacattttgataaaaatcaATAGATTCCTCAACTGATCTACACAACAGAGAGATGTGATTCAAGGACTTCAGATGAAGAGGGTTTCCAGTATTCTCCTTCATTTtccaagaaaaaagaataaacttAACACCAaaaaaacaccctccaataaaagaatcaaaatgGGTTTCTTAATTCAAGAATCAGagatagaaaatgaaagaaaccaagaaaaaaaatgatcaaagaaagaaaaggaaatatgaaaaattgGATGTTTGAGGCAGAAAAGGAACCGCGAAAGTGAATGAATGTTGCATAGAAGTAGGCACTTATTTATAGAACGATCAAAGAAGGTGGTGTATGTCAATTGGGCCACGTGTCGATTATTTAACGTGTCAATATGGATGAGTCCAGCACGTAGATCCCATTGCTGACTAGGATAAGCATTTGATATCAGTTCTGATTTTAAGCAATTGGGTCAGTGACACGTTTGCTTCCTGTAAGTATAGTgcttttctttagttttggATTGTGGATTTTGGATTATATGTAACAACATAATTTGTTATTACcatttttgattttgaatcaTAAACATTTTCTATGTTTGATCTTACCAATTtatttggatttctttttttttttttttttgacaattataaattttttacccAAAAcagtaaaatgaaaaaaatagaaggaaaAACCATAGACTATACAAATTCTTTCCACCTAAATAAGCCACATGTACAAAATTCAAatcctttttaaaattacaaaattaacaaTTTCAATTAGAATCTAATCGGGTCCCTATATATAATTCTTCTATAACGAATACGTACTTACCATTTGGGAAGTGAAAAAACATGAATTGTAAGTGATTCCAAATAGAGGAACTTTAATGGGATTCACGAGAGATTCCTATtccatgaaagaaaaaagatagaaatttCTAGAGTCTTCACCCATGTTTACtggtttatattttatattcttgacaattacaaaaatttaaaagaaattcctGCTTtactttttgaaaaattagagaaaagttaattattattgtcattattagagaaaataatacatgaaaatatgaaaaatattagaaatttagaGCTCTTGTTACatgaatatgaaataaaaatttgattgatGGACGTAAGGCAAAGATTTAATTTGGGGTTACATAAAAGAGAGGAGAAATTCAAGTGAAAGAGAATCAAGTCCTTTGTCTTGCAACGTTTATGATGTAACAGGTTTTCTAGAGACAGTGAATATATAgttgaaattataataaatacatgTCATGACACAATTTGTCAAATAATGGAACGGACCATTTCATAATAACAAGTCAGCATGATTATGATCTAAACGTTTTTTATTCTCCACATGcacaaagaaaatgaatcaaaaatattactatCGGCCTCATGGCAACTAGAAAGTAAAAGGGtttttatcttaatatttttccaaatcatcatttattttcctaattaatagtaaatcgacttattattattagcaaGGTCAGGAGAATGATATCCAAACCGGTCGATCGAAGGTAGTCTTGaagttttttagttttaattatcatatttcaaaaattattaagataataattatttttaaaattcgaaCATTGGATTCtttatattgatattaaaattaaatcattcaataaactaaaatatatatatatatatatatatatatatatatatatatatatatatatatatattattaatttcttctcATTGTTGCataatataaatgatattGACCTCAGAGTTCAAACTTTTCCCAAATATAGATTTAACCTGAGatttaatgtaaaataattaagaagcTTTCTTGGTCAATATATAATtagctaattttattttctcttaacTTCTTACATGATCGATtctagaaaaacaaaaacttcTTACATAATTAGCtaaatttgttttctcttaactTCTCACATTCAGAGTAAGATTAAtgaatttctttaattagtAGACtgcttaatatttataaaaaataaaattaaatggattagttaaaaaatgatttgactaactaaaataagaaaaaaaatgtgcagaagataaaataattcaaagtATAGAATCTAAATTTTAGGGGAAAATAGTTTTCGATCTCTTCTAgctctttttatattaatctaataaatatttaaattttatttttaaatttttatatatctaatttttatttaatgtaataaatatttaaattttattttacgataatatttaaatatttttatacattagaaataaatatgctaaataaagatatatattaaatatatttaattattattaaaaatataaattaaaaagctatttaattacataaaatattaaaatattaaaaattattaaatagtcAAAACTGATATctccaaatatatatttagccaAATAGTTTTGAAAGGTAAGTTAGCTGTTTTTAGCCAAGATAACTTCCTTCGTCTCCTTTTCTTCATATATGTTTAAAtagttaaatcttaaaaattaaataaataattaaacataatacttaaaatttcagtatttatagtaattaattttaaaatttactaaataacAACTTACTCTAAAACATAATTTAGTACAACACTCATTTCCGTTTGTTTTTATCcatatttactaattaaacgtaaaattcaaaaacttttgtatttgagaaaagagaaatcaattaagcataattttattttctcataaaatccataattattatttcttttttaatatatatcttatcaaattcatctatttattctaattttacaATCTTTCTTGagagtaaaaataaaaagggaaacatttaatatgatttaaGCTCTATTTTGAACTTACAtctaaatgaaaaagaaatatattatttattttatttatttatttagcatTAAAGATCTAACGTAATCTGGCTACATAACAAGTagcagttttctttttattcttactaTAACAAGtaataaaactttattaatatggACATATAGTGAATAAGAAGACTTAAActgaaaatttcaattatcacaaataaaaaatactaattagattatcctttatttaaatttatttaatttagttaattgttGTTTGTTGAATTAAGTGAAAGGTATTTTTCTGAAGAAATGACTCTCCTTCTCATGCAATCAGATTATTGGCAGACCCCATATGTCAAGTACATGTCTAaacatttgtttaatttaagaTCATG is a genomic window containing:
- the LOC8282307 gene encoding glyoxylase I 4; translated protein: MKENTGNPLHLKSLNHISLLCRSVEESIDFYQNVLGFVPIRRPGSFDFDGAWLFGFGIGIHLLQSEDPENMPKKSEINPKDNHISFQCESMGAVEKKLKETEIKYVRATVEEGGIHVDQLFFHDPDGFMIEICNCDSLPVIPLAGEMARSCSRVNLQMIQHNKQMHQVVQQL